The following are from one region of the Stanieria cyanosphaera PCC 7437 genome:
- a CDS encoding TonB-dependent siderophore receptor, with the protein MTIQRHNSSQAWTMTNSFRAAYLSWDRSHNLATSQLETERYFDYGEFPLEQFYNLILETTQDFQIETTAQTTTIGIEVNKNPFMISGDRIESSAFKTSILPSPYLASDFFSKKNYLGLFIVHEINFSDRLSFYVEGTFDVVINDTSDLPELPSVEPIENNNFYPELGLSYQLTKNTLLFTTLFYANEPIEGIDAFNNPLQSEKYTGIELGIETELAQNWLVIFSFYDETQNNITTIDPNQPDFELQINEQISRYWMGELRGEITPGWSVYGFYSYTDAKITEDEVITVGNSVAGVASHSSGFWTSYEVTQDRWQGLGFGGGMTWNGDRSGDAQNSFILPGYLQTDAVVFYSQNNFKAAISIQNLFDAGVEDEEITPQTIFGTVLWEF; encoded by the coding sequence TTGACTATTCAAAGACATAATTCTTCTCAAGCATGGACAATGACTAATTCTTTCCGTGCAGCTTATCTTAGTTGGGATCGCAGTCATAATTTAGCTACATCTCAACTAGAAACTGAACGCTATTTTGATTACGGAGAATTTCCCCTCGAACAGTTTTATAACTTAATTCTAGAAACAACTCAGGATTTTCAAATCGAAACCACAGCACAAACCACCACAATTGGCATAGAAGTTAATAAAAATCCTTTTATGATCTCTGGTGATAGAATTGAATCTTCAGCTTTTAAAACCTCTATTCTTCCCAGTCCTTATTTAGCCAGCGATTTTTTCAGTAAAAAAAATTATCTAGGCTTGTTCATTGTCCATGAAATTAATTTTAGCGATCGCTTATCATTTTATGTTGAAGGAACTTTCGATGTCGTAATTAACGATACGAGCGATCTTCCTGAATTACCTTCTGTCGAACCAATTGAAAACAATAATTTTTATCCCGAACTAGGTCTTAGCTATCAACTAACTAAAAATACTCTTCTGTTTACCACTTTGTTTTATGCTAACGAACCAATTGAAGGAATTGATGCTTTCAATAACCCTTTACAGTCTGAAAAATATACGGGAATCGAACTGGGAATTGAAACTGAACTAGCTCAAAACTGGTTGGTAATCTTTTCATTTTATGATGAAACTCAAAATAATATTACGACAATCGATCCAAACCAACCTGATTTCGAGCTACAAATTAACGAGCAAATAAGTCGATATTGGATGGGGGAACTGAGAGGTGAAATTACTCCTGGTTGGTCGGTGTATGGGTTTTATAGTTATACCGACGCCAAAATTACTGAAGATGAAGTAATCACAGTAGGAAATTCGGTTGCAGGGGTAGCAAGTCATAGCAGTGGTTTTTGGACTAGCTATGAAGTTACTCAAGATAGATGGCAGGGTTTGGGTTTTGGTGGTGGAATGACCTGGAATGGCGATCGCTCTGGAGATGCCCAGAATAGTTTTATTTTACCAGGTTATCTCCAAACTGATGCAGTTGTTTTTTACTCTCAAAACAATTTTAAAGCTGCAATCAGCATCCAGAATCTTTTTGATGCAGGGGTAGAGGATGAAGAAATTACACCCCAAACGATTTTTGGTACAGTGCTTTGGGAATTTTAA